One window from the genome of Alosa alosa isolate M-15738 ecotype Scorff River chromosome 15, AALO_Geno_1.1, whole genome shotgun sequence encodes:
- the LOC125308634 gene encoding uncharacterized protein LOC125308634, whose translation MASCDNLFARLGFRPVVCTAGLTATAVGAVFLFSRWRKETAEIGTQTDWETAEASTQAGWETADAGTQVLWETAEASTQAGWETADAGTLAKWETVEAGIQAECQRAEAGVQAVQETAVSATQAVWETAEVGTQPDWTDGFILVDTVAPQVVTLDGVDGQLQPSGWDVQTLLRYTMVYRSSTLFFCGPVMVGERRCSGETVEGSLRTQFWFTADENCVLDAEGNRDTYTTTDAATIIEWRCGEVVRAVSYHEQESKLLVLMDGVPVIQTSKTYKQVTLSANGSLVSSERSETTSVPAPVVPDPSADGAAGAADASGPTDPPGADASAAADDTQSSAQGSEDSCLLPEAREVPFIFNFFQSKNLEDFSTRLTALRQAFTILLSSGPAVQPRQLL comes from the exons atggcGTCATGTGATAACCTCTTCGCTAGATTAGGATTTCGCCCAGTGGTCTGCACAGCAGGCCTGACTGCGACAGCAGTGGGCGctgtttttctgttttccagGTGGCGGAAGGAGACTGCCGAGATCGGCACCCAGACGGACTGGGAAACAGCTGAGGCTTCGACCCAAGCCGGCTGGGAAACGGCTGACGCTGGGACCCAAGTACTGTGGGAAACAGCAGAGGCTTCGACCCAAGCCGGCTGGGAAACGGCTGATGCTGGGACCCTGGCCAAATGGGAAACGGTGGAGGCTGGCATTCAGGCAGAGTGTCAGAGGGCTGAGGCAGGTGTCCAGGCGGTACAGGAGACGGCTGTCTCTGCAACCCAGGCTGTGTGGGAGACCGCGGAGGTCGGAACTCAGCCGGACTGGACAGACG GGTTCATCCTTGTGGACACTGTCGCACCCCAGGTG GTCACTCTGGATGGCGTGGATGGACAGCTGCAGCCGTCTGGG TGGGATGTCCAGACCCTGCTTCGTTACACCATGGTGTACAGATCGTCCACCCTGTTCTTCTGCGGTCCTGTG ATGGTCGGAGAGAGGCGGTGCTCAGGGGAGACAGTGGAGGGATCTCTGAGGACGCAGTTCTGGTTCACCGCTGATGAGAACTGTGTGCTTGATGCAGAG GGCAACCGTGACACCTACACCACCACTGATGCTGCAACCATCATCGAG tGGCGCTGTGGTGAGGTCGTCCGTGCAGTGTCTTACCATGAGCAAGAGTCCAAGTTGTTGGTTCTCATGGATGGAGTTCCG GTCATCCAAACATCCAAGACCTACAAGCAGGTGACCTTGTCTGCCAACGGATCACTGGTGAGCTCAGAGAGGTCCGAAACCACCTCCGTCCCGGCCCCTGTGGTCCCTGACCCGTCTGCTgatggtgctgctggtgctgctgacgCCTCTGGTCCCACTGACCCACCTGGTGCTGACGCCTCAGCTGCTGCTGACGACACCCAGAGCTCTGCCCAG GGATCAGAGGACAGCTGCCTCCTGCCTGAGGCTCGGGAGGTGCCCTTCATCTT CAACTTCTTCCAGTCCAAGAACCTGGAGGACTTCTCGACCAGACTGACAGCCCTCAGGCAGGCCTTCACC ATCCTACTCAGCAGCGGCCCAGCAGTGCAACCACGCCAGTTGCTGTGA
- the LOC125308056 gene encoding uncharacterized protein LOC125308056: MAWMDSCSRLGGMSRPCFVTPWCTDRPPCSSAVTADENCVLDAEGNRDTYTTTDAATIIKWRCSEVVRAVSYHEQESKLLVLMDGVPVIQTSKTYKRVTLSANGSLVSSERSETTSVPAPVVPDPSADGAAGAADASGPTDPPGADASAAADDTQSSAQGSEDSCLLPEAREVPFIFNFFQSKNLEDFSTRLTALRQAFTILLSDAQQCNYASVAVRMILQNLATLNGRDADLFQRAFDDLVAYVQNPENALSIQVELLEARIHHINVLDIVFELVLFGMFDVAQRQLVPRVQGGFLDRLLAVVHAFLPFEACSPAAHQYWQMLQADVRAFLEEVFSLDLSVYSRFQVLADGLFSCLERRVDQLLSTLPSP, translated from the exons ATGGCGTGGATGGACAGCTGCAGCCGTCTTGG TGGGATGTCCAGACCCTGCTTCGTTACACCATGGTGTACAGATCGTCCACCCTGTTCTTCTGCGGTCACCGCTGATGAGAACTGTGTGCTTGATGCAGAG GGCAACCGTGACACCTACACCACCACTGATGCTGCAACCATCATCAAG tGGCGCTGTAGTGAGGTCGTCCGTGCAGTGTCTTACCATGAGCAAGAGTCCAAGTTGTTGGTTCTCATGGATGGAGTTCCG GTCATCCAGACATCCAAGACCTACAAGCGGGTGACCTTGTCTGCCAACGGATCACTGGTGAGCTCAGAGAGGTCCGAAACCACCTCCGTCCCGGCCCCTGTGGTCCCTGACCCGTCTGCTgatggtgctgctggtgctgctgacgCCTCTGGTCCCACTGACCCACCTGGTGCTGACGCCTCAGCTGCTGCTGACGACACCCAGAGCTCTGCCCAG GGATCAGAGGACAGCTGCCTCCTGCCTGAGGCTCGGGAGGTGCCCTTCATCTT CAACTTCTTCCAGTCCAAGAACCTGGAGGACTTCTCGACCAGACTGACAGCCCTCAGGCAGGCCTTCACC ATCCTACTCAGCGACGCCCAGCAGTGCAACTACGCCAGCGTTGCTGTGAGGATGATCCTGCAGAACCTGGCCACGCTGAATGGGAGG GATGCGGATCTCTTTCAGCGGGCCTTTGATGACCTGGTGGCCTACGTCCAGAACCCGGAGAATGCCCTGAGCATTCAGGTGGAGCTTCTGGAGGCGAGG ATCCACCACATCAATGTGCTTGACATCGTGTTCGAGTTGGTGCTGTTTGGCATGTTTGATGTGGCTCAACGCCAGCTGGTCCCT CGGGTGCAGGGTGGGTTCCTGGACCGACTGCTTGCAGTGGTTCATGCCTTCCTGCCCTTTGAGGCCTGTTCACCAGCTGCACATCAATATTGGCAGATGCTGCAG GCGGACGTCCGGGCGTTCCTGGAGGAGGTGTTCTCTCTGGACCTCAGTGTCTACAGCCGTTTCCAGGTCCTCGCCGACGGGCTTTTCAGCTGTCTGGAGCGCCGGGTGGACCAGCTGCTGAGCACGCTCCCATCGCCCTAA